One genomic window of Paeniglutamicibacter sp. Y32M11 includes the following:
- a CDS encoding MFS transporter, translated as MTAEDASWLVTATLLASAVATPIISRSADMYGKRKMMVVCLAVMVAGSVLAAVGGSFLWLIMGLHFFGIFRRAKWRFSCR; from the coding sequence GTGACTGCCGAAGACGCGTCTTGGCTGGTGACCGCCACCTTGCTCGCCAGTGCAGTGGCGACTCCCATCATTTCGCGCAGCGCGGACATGTACGGCAAACGCAAGATGATGGTTGTCTGTTTGGCCGTCATGGTGGCAGGATCGGTGCTGGCAGCGGTAGGCGGCTCGTTCCTGTGGCTGATCATGGGCCTTCACTTCTTCGGTATTTTCCGGCGGGCCAAGTGGCGTTTCTCTTGTCGCTAG
- a CDS encoding cob(I)yrinic acid a,c-diamide adenosyltransferase, producing MSDREESLTPEPAGYTRNGDDGHTEFGGHGRVPKRDARVAAYAECDEANASISVAVAMGGLPINLTSMLVSVQNDLFDLAADLSVPLCSQEPARARIVQGHIDRLERAEQHFAADSEDVSGTVLPGGTAGAALLYMSRAVVRRAERAVWIAVEEYPDMVNPLTARYLNRLSSILFVLARGANAEHGDIVWIPEASVQPVDTDTDAAAPGPGE from the coding sequence ATGAGTGACCGCGAAGAATCCCTAACCCCGGAGCCCGCTGGCTACACCCGGAATGGAGACGACGGACACACCGAGTTCGGCGGCCACGGCCGCGTGCCCAAGCGAGACGCAAGGGTTGCCGCCTATGCAGAGTGCGATGAAGCCAACGCGTCCATCAGCGTCGCCGTCGCCATGGGCGGTCTGCCAATCAACCTGACATCCATGCTGGTGAGCGTGCAGAACGACCTTTTCGATCTTGCGGCGGACCTCTCTGTCCCGTTATGCAGCCAGGAGCCGGCGCGGGCAAGGATAGTCCAAGGGCATATCGACCGGCTGGAACGTGCCGAGCAGCATTTCGCCGCGGATTCCGAGGACGTCAGCGGCACAGTGCTCCCGGGCGGCACTGCAGGGGCGGCGCTGCTGTATATGTCCCGGGCCGTGGTCCGGCGCGCCGAGCGAGCGGTCTGGATCGCCGTCGAGGAGTATCCGGATATGGTCAATCCGTTGACCGCCCGCTATCTGAACCGCTTGTCGTCCATTCTGTTCGTCCTGGCACGGGGAGCCAATGCCGAGCACGGGGACATCGTGTGGATCCCGGAGGCATCGGTGCAGCCGGTCGACACCGACACTGACGCCGCCGCCCCGGGCCCCGGCGAGTAG
- a CDS encoding BCCT family transporter, which translates to MKHHSTDQDMEERVGEPASLPPAQGWASVDKTVFGVSAGIILVLILLGVFFTDAVGDGAATALSWITSTFGWLFILGASGFVVFSLVLAFGRYGRIPLSNEGEATEFSTLSWIAMMFSAGMGIGLMFYGVYEPVTHLASPPPFVDVAPGSPEAASTAMAYTMFHWGLHPWAIYSVVGLALAYSTYRMGRGNLMSAPFQSLFGQERIEKRGWGKPIDILAIICTKFGTATSLGLGALQIAAGLALLRTGKFEEDPSAAVPILVICALTVGVVLSAASGISKGIKWLSNTNMVLAGILLLFVFIVGPTLFILDLLPSAIGAYLTELVPMSFHSAVFGGSDWLASWTIFYWAWWISWTPFVGTFIARISRGRTIREFVLGVLLVPTAVSMVWFVVFGGAGINQQLNGVDIAGTGSEAAGFFAALQNYPFFIGAALVVMVLTAVFFISGADAGALVLGTLSTRGSKHPWKPLVIFWAVLTGAVAAVLLAVGGLAALQTFTILAASPFVLIIIGLCVALYADLRRDPLRQRRPGPVRGATGLQAAVPFSEAAMAEAEEGTNPADDRRGTKEKPTPPAGGSESGPDLPKTPR; encoded by the coding sequence ATGAAACATCATTCAACCGACCAGGACATGGAGGAGCGGGTGGGGGAACCCGCATCATTGCCGCCGGCCCAGGGCTGGGCGAGCGTTGACAAGACGGTCTTCGGCGTCTCAGCCGGAATCATTCTTGTGCTCATCCTGCTGGGCGTGTTCTTCACGGATGCCGTCGGGGACGGCGCCGCAACGGCCCTGTCTTGGATCACCAGCACCTTCGGCTGGCTGTTCATTCTGGGTGCCTCCGGATTCGTCGTCTTTTCCCTGGTCTTGGCCTTCGGCCGCTACGGACGGATCCCGCTTTCCAATGAAGGCGAAGCGACAGAATTTAGCACCCTCTCCTGGATCGCCATGATGTTCAGCGCCGGCATGGGGATCGGGCTGATGTTCTACGGCGTGTACGAACCCGTCACCCATCTGGCGTCCCCGCCGCCCTTTGTCGACGTCGCACCCGGCAGCCCGGAGGCCGCCAGCACTGCCATGGCCTACACGATGTTCCACTGGGGTCTGCATCCCTGGGCAATTTATTCCGTCGTAGGGCTGGCGCTGGCCTATTCCACCTACCGGATGGGCCGCGGCAACCTGATGAGTGCCCCGTTCCAGTCCCTGTTCGGCCAGGAACGCATCGAAAAGAGGGGCTGGGGCAAGCCCATCGACATCCTGGCCATCATCTGCACCAAATTCGGTACCGCCACCTCGCTCGGTCTCGGGGCGCTGCAGATCGCTGCGGGCCTCGCGCTACTGCGCACCGGCAAATTCGAGGAAGACCCCTCGGCCGCGGTGCCGATCCTCGTGATCTGCGCGCTGACGGTCGGCGTGGTGCTCTCCGCCGCCAGCGGCATCTCCAAGGGCATTAAATGGCTGAGCAACACCAATATGGTCCTGGCCGGAATCCTGCTGCTGTTCGTCTTCATAGTCGGCCCCACGCTCTTCATCCTGGATCTGCTGCCCTCTGCCATCGGTGCCTACCTGACCGAGCTGGTCCCGATGAGTTTCCATTCGGCCGTCTTCGGCGGCAGTGACTGGCTGGCCAGCTGGACCATCTTCTACTGGGCCTGGTGGATCTCCTGGACCCCGTTTGTCGGCACCTTCATCGCCAGGATTTCCCGCGGGCGCACCATCCGGGAATTCGTACTGGGCGTGCTACTGGTGCCCACCGCCGTCAGCATGGTGTGGTTTGTCGTCTTCGGCGGGGCCGGCATAAACCAGCAGCTGAACGGCGTGGACATCGCCGGCACCGGCAGCGAGGCGGCGGGGTTCTTCGCAGCCCTGCAGAACTACCCGTTCTTCATCGGGGCGGCGCTGGTGGTCATGGTTCTGACCGCCGTCTTCTTCATCAGCGGCGCCGACGCCGGCGCCCTGGTGCTGGGGACCTTGTCCACACGCGGCAGCAAGCACCCCTGGAAACCGCTGGTGATCTTCTGGGCCGTCCTCACCGGCGCGGTGGCGGCCGTCCTGCTGGCCGTCGGCGGGCTCGCTGCCCTGCAGACTTTCACCATCCTGGCCGCCAGCCCGTTTGTGCTGATCATTATCGGGCTCTGCGTGGCACTGTACGCTGACCTGCGCCGCGACCCGCTGCGCCAGCGTCGGCCCGGCCCGGTTCGCGGAGCGACGGGGTTGCAGGCAGCCGTCCCCTTCAGCGAGGCGGCCATGGCCGAGGCCGAAGAAGGCACGAACCCCGCCGACGACAGAAGAGGGACAAAGGAAAAACCTACGCCGCCCGCCGGTGGGAGCGAATCTGGGCCGGATTTGCCCAAGACGCCCCGGTGA
- a CDS encoding exo-alpha-sialidase produces MDNYARTILAIGTKKGLWLAESTDRENWNLTGPHFANLEVPSVAIDTREGRTRILAGINDWHWGPTVVYSDDAGATWSEPESGAIKFPADTDTALERIWHLRPDTEERPGVVWAGCEPISVFKSTDSGENFELNRGLWDHPHRSEWGAGFGGAAVHSIVPNAVDQNVVHAAMSTGGVYRSTDAGASWEPRNKGIHVDFAPDPFPEFGQCVHHITADAQDPDRLYAQNHGGVYRTDDAGDQWNSIADGLPADFGFVLLSHPRMGGTVWTIPLKAAEERNPVGGRLSVYRSTDAGENWIEQHAGLPDADWNAVLRDAAAVDEHPETVGVYFGTRGGEVFASNDEGAHFVTVAQRLPDVLSVRAAQANGARK; encoded by the coding sequence ATGGACAACTACGCACGCACCATCCTTGCCATCGGGACCAAGAAGGGCCTCTGGCTGGCCGAAAGCACCGACCGCGAAAACTGGAATCTCACTGGACCCCACTTCGCCAACCTTGAGGTCCCCTCCGTGGCCATCGACACCAGGGAGGGCAGGACCCGCATTCTGGCTGGGATCAACGACTGGCATTGGGGACCCACCGTCGTCTACAGCGACGACGCGGGAGCCACGTGGTCAGAACCCGAGAGCGGTGCCATCAAGTTCCCGGCGGACACCGACACCGCGCTGGAACGGATCTGGCATTTGCGCCCCGATACGGAGGAACGACCGGGTGTCGTGTGGGCCGGATGCGAACCGATCTCGGTCTTCAAGTCCACCGATTCCGGGGAGAACTTTGAGTTGAACCGTGGCCTTTGGGACCACCCCCACCGCAGCGAATGGGGTGCTGGCTTCGGCGGGGCCGCGGTGCACAGCATCGTGCCCAATGCTGTGGATCAAAATGTCGTCCATGCCGCCATGAGTACCGGGGGTGTGTACCGCAGCACCGACGCGGGGGCTTCGTGGGAGCCGCGGAACAAGGGCATCCACGTGGACTTCGCCCCCGATCCGTTCCCGGAGTTCGGCCAGTGCGTCCACCACATCACCGCCGATGCACAAGACCCGGACCGGCTATATGCGCAAAACCATGGCGGGGTTTACCGCACCGATGACGCCGGGGACCAATGGAATAGCATCGCCGACGGTCTGCCCGCCGACTTCGGATTCGTATTGCTGTCGCATCCACGCATGGGCGGCACCGTGTGGACTATTCCGCTGAAGGCTGCCGAGGAACGAAACCCGGTGGGTGGACGACTTTCGGTCTACCGCTCCACGGATGCCGGGGAGAACTGGATTGAACAACATGCTGGGTTGCCGGATGCGGACTGGAACGCGGTGTTGCGCGATGCGGCAGCGGTGGATGAACACCCCGAAACCGTGGGCGTCTACTTCGGTACCCGTGGAGGGGAAGTCTTCGCCAGCAACGACGAGGGAGCGCACTTTGTCACGGTGGCCCAGCGCCTGCCCGATGTGCTTAGTGTCCGGGCAGCCCAAGCCAACGGTGCGAGGAAATGA
- a CDS encoding MoaD/ThiS family protein, with amino-acid sequence MTEITVEVPSVLASTLGGQRSLQVQLPSNGTVGGILDALGEQYPLFARRVRDERGEVRRFVNVFIGQDNIRSLQGLDSVVPAGEQVLIMQSVAGG; translated from the coding sequence ATGACGGAGATTACCGTCGAGGTTCCCTCGGTGTTGGCCTCCACGCTGGGCGGCCAACGTAGCCTTCAAGTCCAACTACCCAGCAACGGCACTGTGGGCGGGATCCTGGATGCGCTCGGCGAGCAGTACCCACTCTTTGCCCGGCGCGTGCGTGACGAGCGCGGTGAGGTGCGCCGCTTCGTGAACGTCTTCATCGGGCAGGACAACATCCGTTCGTTGCAGGGCCTTGATTCGGTGGTTCCGGCTGGTGAGCAGGTGCTGATCATGCAGTCGGTGGCTGGCGGCTAG
- a CDS encoding pirin family protein encodes MSNLEAAPDEVVCGADARCAGIELLSPRNVPLGGPRAMDVRRTLPQKQRSLIGAWCFLDHYGPDAVGDSGGMAVPRHPHTGLQTVSWLFTGEIEHRDSAGFHAMVRPGEVNLMTAGRGISHSEFSTPETTVLHGAQLWVALPDNARHMEPTFAHHRPEPLTGSGWALSVFLGHLTVRNPAGLDQFSASPVKTHTELLGAELRLEPGTSITVALNAHHEHGLLVDSGDLNLEADHVPVDHLAYLPVGTSEITLTAGTEPVLALLIGGEPLHEQILMWWNFVGRTHEEVVEYRRAWQSEIGAEGTISGTKRFGDFPSDQPAALPAPALPSVRLRPRD; translated from the coding sequence ATGAGCAATCTTGAGGCGGCCCCCGACGAGGTCGTATGTGGCGCCGATGCGCGGTGTGCTGGAATTGAGCTTTTGTCTCCCCGCAATGTTCCGCTCGGCGGTCCACGCGCCATGGACGTGCGCAGGACACTACCGCAGAAGCAGCGAAGCCTCATCGGGGCATGGTGTTTCCTTGACCACTATGGCCCAGATGCCGTGGGTGATAGCGGCGGAATGGCTGTTCCACGCCATCCACACACGGGGCTGCAGACCGTTTCTTGGCTTTTTACCGGAGAAATTGAGCACCGAGACTCCGCGGGCTTTCATGCCATGGTTCGCCCCGGTGAGGTGAACCTCATGACCGCTGGCCGCGGGATCAGCCACTCGGAGTTCTCTACTCCCGAGACCACCGTCCTGCACGGCGCTCAGTTATGGGTGGCGCTCCCCGATAATGCCCGCCATATGGAGCCAACATTCGCCCATCACCGCCCCGAGCCGCTGACCGGGAGCGGGTGGGCATTGAGCGTATTTTTGGGCCATCTCACCGTGCGCAATCCCGCCGGACTAGACCAGTTCTCCGCATCGCCCGTCAAGACACATACCGAACTACTCGGTGCCGAACTTCGGTTGGAACCCGGTACCAGCATCACCGTGGCGCTAAACGCCCACCACGAGCATGGCCTCTTGGTTGATTCCGGGGACCTGAACCTCGAAGCCGACCACGTTCCCGTGGACCATCTGGCCTATCTACCGGTCGGAACCTCGGAGATCACCCTGACGGCCGGGACGGAGCCGGTATTGGCCCTGCTCATTGGAGGGGAACCACTGCACGAGCAGATCCTGATGTGGTGGAATTTTGTCGGCCGCACCCATGAGGAAGTCGTGGAGTACCGCAGGGCCTGGCAGTCAGAGATCGGTGCCGAAGGAACCATCAGTGGCACCAAGCGTTTCGGCGATTTTCCCAGCGATCAGCCGGCGGCGCTTCCTGCACCGGCATTGCCCAGCGTGCGGCTGCGTCCCCGCGACTAA
- a CDS encoding ribonuclease E inhibitor RraB, with translation MDSRKGQTKNMSLTEELAKLREALAERAGLGDQLESKREMEHFVSFRSLREATEATTHFEQAGWQVDADIEQDQHSRFPLRVYRIQRIDVEHAENALRSVHSITLKHGGSYDGFGAVFIEADGTEPRGFFGRLFGNP, from the coding sequence ATGGACTCAAGGAAAGGGCAAACCAAGAACATGTCACTGACCGAGGAACTGGCCAAGTTGCGCGAAGCATTGGCCGAACGTGCGGGACTGGGCGACCAGTTGGAGTCCAAGCGCGAAATGGAGCATTTTGTTTCCTTCCGCTCACTGCGTGAGGCCACCGAGGCGACCACTCACTTTGAACAAGCTGGTTGGCAGGTTGACGCCGACATTGAACAAGATCAACATTCCCGGTTTCCGCTTCGGGTGTACCGGATTCAACGCATCGATGTGGAACACGCAGAGAATGCGCTGCGCTCGGTCCACTCGATCACGCTAAAACACGGTGGCAGTTACGACGGTTTTGGTGCCGTTTTCATTGAAGCCGACGGCACCGAACCTCGCGGCTTTTTCGGCCGCCTCTTTGGCAACCCCTAA
- a CDS encoding GNAT family N-acetyltransferase, with translation MTEIRFELLAERRRYALIDGENVIGAAHYRDLETDTGIERVFFHTVVDEAYAGQGLAGKLAAQALADTVARGYKIVPVCPYIKVYVRKHHEFDAELITPTPEHLAILPKG, from the coding sequence ATGACAGAGATTCGTTTTGAGCTCCTCGCCGAACGCCGCCGCTATGCCCTCATCGACGGCGAGAACGTAATTGGTGCCGCCCATTACCGGGATTTGGAGACAGACACGGGCATCGAACGGGTTTTCTTCCACACCGTCGTCGACGAGGCTTACGCAGGGCAGGGTTTGGCTGGCAAGCTCGCTGCCCAGGCGCTGGCCGATACCGTCGCCCGGGGATACAAGATCGTGCCCGTCTGCCCGTACATCAAGGTGTATGTGCGAAAGCACCACGAATTTGATGCCGAGCTCATCACGCCGACCCCGGAGCACCTCGCGATCCTACCGAAGGGCTAA
- the dnaB gene encoding replicative DNA helicase, giving the protein MSLASSNATSDSRESEYGRTPPQDLVAEQSVLGGMMLSKDAIADCVEVLRGLDFYRPAHEAIYEAIIDLYGRGEPADAVTVSDLLTKRGEITRIGGPAYLHTLIQSVPTAANAGFYAEIVRERAVLRRLVDAGTKIVQLGYSQDGEVDAIVNEAQAEVYKVAERRTAEDYVPLRDIIEGTVDEIESAGSRGEGVIGVPTGFFELDELTQGLHGGQMIVIAARPAVGKSTFALDFARSASIKNNMTAVFFSLEMGRNEIAMRLLSAEASIALQDLRKGTIQDEQWSKIATTMGRLNDAPLFIDDSPNMSLMEIRAKCRRLKQKHDLKLVVLDYLQLMSSGKKVESRQQEVSEFSRALKLLAKELDVPVIALSQLNRGSEQRTDKKPMISDLRESGSIEQDADMVILLHREDIYDKESARAGEADVIVAKHRNGPTKTITVAFQGHYSRFSNMAQDGHG; this is encoded by the coding sequence GTGTCGCTAGCCAGCTCAAATGCCACCTCCGATTCTCGCGAATCGGAGTATGGACGTACTCCACCGCAGGACCTTGTCGCAGAACAGAGTGTCCTCGGTGGCATGATGCTCTCCAAGGACGCCATCGCCGACTGCGTTGAAGTACTGCGAGGACTGGACTTCTACCGTCCGGCACACGAGGCAATCTACGAAGCCATCATCGACCTCTACGGACGTGGTGAGCCGGCCGATGCCGTCACCGTCTCGGACCTGTTGACTAAGCGCGGTGAAATCACCCGCATCGGTGGCCCGGCCTACCTGCACACGCTCATTCAGTCGGTGCCTACCGCCGCCAACGCCGGCTTCTACGCCGAGATCGTTCGGGAACGCGCGGTGCTTCGCCGACTGGTTGATGCGGGTACCAAGATCGTTCAGCTCGGCTACTCGCAGGACGGCGAGGTCGACGCCATCGTTAACGAGGCTCAGGCCGAGGTCTACAAGGTCGCCGAACGCCGCACGGCCGAAGACTACGTGCCCTTGCGCGACATCATCGAGGGCACCGTCGACGAAATTGAATCCGCCGGCAGCCGCGGCGAAGGCGTGATCGGTGTTCCCACCGGATTCTTCGAACTCGACGAACTGACCCAGGGCCTGCACGGTGGCCAGATGATCGTCATCGCCGCCCGTCCGGCCGTTGGTAAATCAACGTTCGCATTGGATTTCGCTCGCTCAGCGTCCATTAAGAACAACATGACTGCCGTTTTCTTCTCCCTAGAAATGGGCCGGAACGAAATTGCCATGCGTCTGCTCTCGGCAGAGGCCAGCATTGCGCTGCAAGATTTGCGTAAGGGCACCATCCAGGACGAACAGTGGTCGAAGATCGCCACCACGATGGGCCGACTTAACGACGCGCCCCTGTTCATTGATGATTCGCCGAACATGTCGCTCATGGAGATTCGCGCCAAGTGCCGTCGACTCAAGCAGAAGCATGACCTCAAGCTCGTGGTACTCGACTACCTGCAGCTGATGAGCTCCGGCAAAAAAGTCGAATCACGTCAGCAGGAAGTTTCGGAGTTCTCCCGTGCCCTGAAGCTTCTGGCCAAGGAGCTGGACGTTCCGGTTATCGCGTTGTCTCAGCTGAACCGTGGTTCGGAGCAGCGTACGGACAAGAAGCCGATGATTTCGGATCTTCGTGAATCCGGCTCGATCGAGCAGGATGCCGACATGGTCATCCTTCTGCACCGTGAAGACATTTACGACAAGGAATCGGCTCGTGCCGGCGAAGCTGACGTGATCGTGGCCAAACACCGTAACGGACCCACCAAGACCATCACCGTCGCCTTCCAGGGCCACTACTCGCGCTTCAGCAACATGGCCCAAGACGGGCACGGCTAG
- a CDS encoding DUF1801 domain-containing protein, with product MSENKTKPTAIDPHKFIAAVPHPTRRADAEVLADMMGAVSGQPPKMWGPTIVGFGIYHYVYESGREGDAGAIGFSPRSANLALYGLTIAPTAPALLAQLGKHKLGASCLYINKLADVDLQILRQLAADGYRYMMDVVHCPSEAKILTKEKTPGI from the coding sequence ATGAGCGAGAACAAGACCAAGCCCACGGCCATCGACCCTCACAAATTCATCGCCGCCGTACCCCACCCAACCCGGCGGGCCGACGCCGAGGTTCTCGCGGACATGATGGGAGCGGTCAGTGGACAGCCGCCGAAAATGTGGGGTCCAACAATTGTTGGTTTCGGAATCTACCACTACGTCTATGAATCAGGACGCGAAGGGGACGCCGGCGCCATCGGCTTTTCGCCACGTTCGGCCAATCTTGCACTGTATGGGCTGACCATCGCCCCCACGGCCCCAGCGCTTCTGGCGCAACTAGGCAAACACAAGCTCGGGGCATCGTGCCTCTATATCAACAAGCTCGCGGACGTCGATCTTCAGATCCTGCGGCAGTTGGCCGCCGATGGCTACCGCTACATGATGGATGTGGTGCATTGCCCCTCAGAGGCCAAGATCCTGACCAAAGAAAAGACTCCCGGCATATGA
- a CDS encoding flavin reductase family protein has translation MTLTSDLTPNTLRNVFAQHPSGIAALCAIVDGAPQGIIASSFTVGVSMDPPLVMFAVQNTSRTWPLVRSSGRIGVSVLSEKNEGVCRQIASKAGDRFAGLRLDSTDEGALFLHDATLWLDCSIEQEIEAGDHQVVIMRVHGHETHDNAHSPLVFHGSAFRRLEAEQLVS, from the coding sequence ATGACTCTTACCTCTGACCTCACGCCCAATACCCTGCGCAATGTTTTTGCCCAGCACCCATCGGGCATTGCAGCGCTCTGCGCGATCGTTGATGGAGCGCCCCAAGGAATTATCGCCTCCTCCTTCACCGTTGGTGTCTCCATGGATCCACCGCTGGTGATGTTTGCCGTCCAGAACACCTCGCGCACCTGGCCGCTGGTGCGCAGCAGCGGCCGTATCGGTGTTTCGGTCCTCAGCGAAAAGAATGAGGGCGTCTGCCGTCAGATTGCTTCCAAGGCGGGGGACCGCTTTGCCGGTCTTCGCCTCGATTCGACCGACGAGGGCGCGCTGTTCTTGCATGACGCCACGTTGTGGCTTGACTGCTCGATCGAGCAGGAGATCGAAGCCGGGGATCACCAGGTGGTGATCATGCGCGTGCACGGCCACGAGACGCACGATAACGCCCATTCGCCGCTGGTGTTCCACGGCTCGGCTTTCCGCCGACTGGAAGCCGAGCAGCTGGTCTCCTAG
- a CDS encoding dihydrofolate reductase family protein: protein MKLTLTEFVSLDGVCQGPGSPEEDRSGGFTRGGWFVPHMDEAFIDQAAQWLRLADGLLLGRRTYEAFARDWPEITAEDDPFTGLMNSLPKYVATQTLSEGSWDPTTVLSGDVPARVAELKATPGKELQIHGSARLAGSLLAAGLIDELRLVVAPVVVGQGRHLFVDGGAPAGLQLVSATTTPGGLAILTYENSGDAAFSTYTGVADVA, encoded by the coding sequence ATGAAACTGACACTCACCGAGTTTGTAAGTCTTGATGGGGTCTGCCAAGGTCCTGGTTCTCCGGAGGAAGACCGCAGCGGTGGATTCACCCGCGGAGGCTGGTTCGTTCCGCATATGGACGAGGCCTTCATTGATCAAGCCGCGCAATGGCTCCGCTTGGCCGATGGATTGCTGTTGGGTCGGCGGACCTATGAGGCTTTTGCCCGAGACTGGCCAGAGATTACTGCCGAAGATGACCCGTTTACCGGCCTGATGAACTCCTTGCCGAAGTATGTTGCCACGCAGACCCTCAGCGAAGGGAGCTGGGATCCCACCACTGTTCTTTCCGGCGACGTCCCCGCACGTGTTGCCGAACTCAAGGCCACCCCGGGCAAGGAACTGCAGATTCACGGAAGTGCACGATTGGCCGGCAGTTTGTTGGCAGCGGGACTCATTGACGAACTCCGTCTGGTGGTCGCGCCCGTGGTCGTGGGTCAGGGCAGGCACCTCTTTGTTGATGGCGGTGCCCCTGCCGGGTTACAACTGGTCAGTGCCACAACCACTCCGGGCGGTCTGGCGATCCTCACCTATGAAAATTCGGGTGACGCAGCATTTTCGACGTATACCGGTGTTGCCGACGTTGCATGA
- the rplI gene encoding 50S ribosomal protein L9, with the protein MAKLILTHEVTGLGAAGDIVEVKDGYARNYLLPRSFAITWTKGGEKQVESIKAARAARAVASLEEAQALAASISAKPVKLTVKAGATGRLFGTVKTDDIAKAVSAAGAGSIDKRNIEIDDHIKSTGNYSATVRLHADVSAKISLVVVAVKK; encoded by the coding sequence ATGGCAAAGCTCATTCTGACCCACGAAGTTACCGGCCTCGGTGCCGCAGGCGACATCGTTGAGGTGAAGGATGGTTACGCACGTAACTACCTTCTCCCGCGTTCATTCGCTATCACCTGGACCAAGGGCGGTGAGAAGCAGGTTGAGTCGATCAAGGCCGCCCGTGCTGCTCGCGCTGTTGCATCCTTGGAAGAGGCACAGGCACTTGCTGCTTCGATTTCCGCCAAGCCGGTCAAGTTGACCGTCAAGGCTGGCGCTACCGGTCGCCTCTTCGGCACCGTGAAGACCGACGACATCGCCAAGGCTGTTTCAGCTGCTGGCGCTGGCTCGATCGACAAGCGCAACATCGAAATTGACGACCACATCAAGTCGACGGGTAACTACTCGGCTACCGTGCGTCTGCACGCTGATGTTTCGGCAAAGATCTCTCTCGTAGTTGTTGCTGTAAAGAAGTAA
- the rpsR gene encoding 30S ribosomal protein S18, which yields MAKAELRKPKPKSNPLKAADITVIDYKDVALLRKFISDRGKIRARRVTGVSVQEQRKIAQAIKNAREVALLPYSGAGRG from the coding sequence ATGGCTAAGGCTGAACTCCGTAAGCCCAAACCAAAGTCCAATCCCTTGAAGGCCGCTGACATCACTGTCATCGACTACAAGGACGTAGCATTGCTGCGCAAGTTCATTTCGGATCGCGGAAAGATCCGTGCCCGTCGCGTTACCGGCGTTTCCGTACAGGAACAGCGCAAGATCGCACAGGCCATCAAGAACGCGCGCGAAGTGGCATTGCTGCCTTACTCCGGCGCTGGCCGCGGCTAA
- a CDS encoding single-stranded DNA-binding protein, with protein MAGETVITVIGNLTADPELRFTPSGSAVANFTIASTPRTFDRQTNEWKDGDTLFLRASVWREAAENVAETLTKGMRVVAQGRLKSRSYETKEGEKRNVTELEVDEIGPSLRYASAKVTRTQRSGGGNGGGFGGQQNSGAPAGGNQGGNGGFGGGNAGGNNGGGWNAPAADPWGAPAGGNNGGWGNPGSDEPPF; from the coding sequence ATGGCAGGCGAGACAGTCATTACGGTTATTGGTAATTTGACCGCTGACCCGGAACTGCGTTTCACCCCGTCAGGATCGGCAGTGGCGAACTTCACCATTGCTTCGACCCCGCGAACCTTCGATCGTCAGACCAATGAATGGAAGGACGGCGACACGCTGTTCCTCCGGGCTTCGGTGTGGCGAGAGGCTGCAGAAAACGTCGCTGAGACGTTGACCAAGGGCATGCGAGTCGTCGCCCAGGGTCGCCTTAAGTCGCGTTCTTACGAAACCAAAGAAGGCGAAAAGCGTAACGTCACCGAGCTAGAGGTCGATGAAATCGGCCCATCGTTGCGTTACGCCTCGGCAAAGGTCACCCGTACCCAGCGCTCCGGCGGTGGCAACGGTGGTGGCTTTGGCGGCCAGCAGAACTCCGGCGCTCCTGCCGGCGGCAATCAAGGTGGCAACGGTGGTTTCGGTGGCGGCAACGCTGGCGGAAACAACGGTGGCGGCTGGAATGCACCTGCAGCCGATCCATGGGGCGCTCCTGCCGGAGGAAACAACGGCGGATGGGGCAACCCGGGTTCCGACGAACCGCCCTTCTAA
- the rpsF gene encoding 30S ribosomal protein S6, translating to MRAYELMVLIDPEVDERTVEPTLGKFLDVVLNDGGTIEKVDIWGRRRLAYDIQKKNEAIYAVVNFTATPATSAELDRQLSLNETIMRTKITRPEEAKVVAE from the coding sequence ATGCGTGCTTATGAATTGATGGTGCTGATCGACCCCGAGGTCGACGAGCGAACCGTTGAACCGACCCTCGGTAAGTTCCTGGACGTTGTCCTCAACGATGGTGGAACCATCGAAAAGGTTGACATCTGGGGCCGTCGCCGCCTGGCCTACGACATTCAGAAGAAGAATGAGGCCATTTACGCGGTAGTTAACTTCACCGCTACCCCCGCTACTTCCGCAGAGCTTGATCGCCAGCTGAGCCTCAATGAGACCATCATGCGCACCAAGATCACCCGCCCGGAAGAGGCAAAGGTCGTAGCAGAGTAA